In Pseudomonas abieticivorans, the genomic window CGCAGGGCCGCTGACCTGCAACGGCGAGCCAGCCAGAAAGCCCACCACCACACCGCCAATAATCCCGGTAATCAAACCTTTGGCCGGTGGCATGCCCGAAGCGATGGCAATGCCCATGCACAACGGCAAGGCCACCAAAAACACCACCACCGAAGCGAGCAGTTCCCGCGGTAACGCCGCTTTGATTTGCGCAAAATTCATGTCGGTTCTCCTGAATGACAAGTCAGGCCCCAGCCCGTGGCCGCCCCGGAAAAACTGCGTCCCGGGCATTTTTCGGGCAGCCGGAAGCCGCCTGGCGAAAGCTCACCCGGATGTTCACATTTTCCAAAACGGTCGCGGGCCCGGCCGCCTGATCCTGGCGGCTACGAGGCCCTTTGAGGTGCTCTACAGAACGCTAGAAGCGCCCTTTAGGCGTGGCACTTGGCGTTGGATTAATCCCATCCAAAGGCAAGAAGCAGTCGCGTTCAGCGTCGTAAGCTCTGATTTCGCTGGTTTCGATGCTGTAGATCCAGCCATGGATAAACAACTGCCCGCTGGCCATGCGCGAAGCCACCGAGGGGTGCGTGCGCAAATGTTGAAGTTGGGCGATGACGTTTTCTTCGGTCAACACCTGCATGCTTTCGGCTTCATTAGCGCAGTTGCAGTTGTCTTCCACGACGATCTTGGCCACTTCGGCGTGGCGCAACCAGGCTTTGACCGTCGGCATTTTTTCCAGGCTTTGCGGGTTGAGTACTGCGCGCATGGCGCCGCAGTCCGAGTGCCCACAGACAATGATGTGGTGCACACCCAGCGCCAGGATCGCGTACTCGATGGCGGTTGAAACGCCACCGTTCATCTGGCCGTAAGGAGGCACAACGTTACCCACGTTGCGAGTCACGAACAGGTCGCCGGGCGAGCTGTGGGTAATCAATTCGGGCACGATGCGCGAATCTGCGCAGGTAATGAACATCGCCCGCGGCCGCTGAGCCGTGGCGAGCTTTTTGAAAAGCTCTTCCTGCTGGGGGAAGATCTCATGATGGAAATGCAAAAACCCATCGACCAGCGTCTTCAACGCCTGCTCGGCAGACTCGGCCTCGGGTGGCGAACCATCCTGGGATTGATCCTTATCGCTCATGGT contains:
- a CDS encoding carbonic anhydrase; protein product: MSDKDQSQDGSPPEAESAEQALKTLVDGFLHFHHEIFPQQEELFKKLATAQRPRAMFITCADSRIVPELITHSSPGDLFVTRNVGNVVPPYGQMNGGVSTAIEYAILALGVHHIIVCGHSDCGAMRAVLNPQSLEKMPTVKAWLRHAEVAKIVVEDNCNCANEAESMQVLTEENVIAQLQHLRTHPSVASRMASGQLFIHGWIYSIETSEIRAYDAERDCFLPLDGINPTPSATPKGRF